In Bradyrhizobium paxllaeri, the genomic stretch GCGACGCAAGCTGCACCGCGCCGGCTTAACCCGACAAGTGCCCCCCGCGTCGCGTAAGCATTTGCCTCCGATAAACCTCCGTATAGCTTTTCCAACCTTTTTTGTATCACCCGCCTATCTACGTACAATTGAACCAACTCTCGACGTCGCCTTTGCTTTGCGAGCAATCAGGAGCTGCCGATTGCAGGTGCCAAATGCTTCTGCGATCCGGCCAAATGGACTCGAATTCTATAGCTCGCAGATCATGCGGAAGATGCAGGCGAAGTCCTCCTCATGTCACGATGCTGCGCACGCGGTCACATGTGGAACAGCTCGGCTGCCGTTATTTCTTTGAACCGGACACAGGGAGGCTTGGGCGGCCGCTCGCTTTGTGACATGAGGGAATCATGAGCCGAGATGCCAACGATTTGCCTGCGGTCTGCTTTCTCCTTGGCCTTCCCCGGTCGGGGACGACGCTGCTGTCGCATTTGCTGCAGCAGCACCCAGATATTATGGCGCCGCCTGAGCCCTGGTTGATGCTGGCACTTGAGGCATTTGGCAGGGTGGACCACCGTCATCCAGCGGGGGCATCACTGATTCAGGATGCAACGTCCGAGTTTTTGAGCCGAATCGATCATACGATTGTCAGTCGCGCTTTTGCCGATACGGCTTACGGTCAATATTTGGCAGCAGCGAGCAAGCGTACCTTCATAGACAAGACGCCGCGCTATTGGATGGTGCTCGATTTTTTGGATTCTCTCTATCCAGAAGCGCCACACATACTTCTGTTCCGTAATCCCTACGCTGTTGCCGCTTCACTGAAATCGACATGGGGCATCCCGCTCGTGCCGGAAACTTGGCCGCCCGCGAGCCTATCTGGTCTCTCCGATCTTGTGCTCAGCCTGCCCGCTGACATCGCATCTTCTCTCGCAGATCTCGTTCTGGGCCTGCCTACGCTCGCGGCGCACCGCGGTCGAACGCAGGCGCAGACCGTGCGGTACGAACATTTGGTGGCGCGCCCCGACGAGGAAATCCAGCGCGTGATCGCTGGCCTCGGCTACGATCCAAGGGGCATTGCATCGGCGACGATGGAGCAGCCGGAATATCTTCGGTCCAGTCGCTTCGGGGATCGAAAAATCCTGGAGAGAAAGGCAGTCGATGACCGCTCAGTCCACACTTGGCAAACCGAACTGAGCATCCAAGAGATGCAAGCAATTACGGATGCAATTGGCGCCGAGCTTTTGATAGAGCTCGGGTATGAGCAGGAACTTCAGCACGTTCAGCAAGCCGGGATCGTGGATAGAGGTCGGGCTGTAACCGAACAGTATCGCCAGGTATTTCGAACTTGGTGGGATTCGCGCCGCCCCTAGTGAGAAGCTCGTGCTATATCTCCGTAGAGGCTGCGCCAATCAGCATTGTTTGGCAAGCTGGAGAGAAGTACGCATACGACGAAGACCGCCTGATTGACGCATGCGCGCGGGCACAGTGAGCTCTATGATCGGTTGGGTGATGGTCAGGCGGCCCGCTGACCGGCGGGCTTATCGGCCTGGCGCAGGAGCTTCCATTCCCAGGGCAGCAGTTCGTGCAGGCGCGACGCGGGAAGATCGGCGATCCGGGCGAGGACGTCGGCGAGCCAGGCCTTGGGATCGACGTCGTTGAGGCGACAGGTCGTGATCATCGTCAGCATGATGGCGGCACGGTCGGCGCCACGCTGGCTACCAGCGAAGGTCCAGTTGCGCCTTCCCAAGGCGATGCCTCTCAATGCGCGCTCAGCGCAAT encodes the following:
- a CDS encoding sulfotransferase family protein, which produces MSRDANDLPAVCFLLGLPRSGTTLLSHLLQQHPDIMAPPEPWLMLALEAFGRVDHRHPAGASLIQDATSEFLSRIDHTIVSRAFADTAYGQYLAAASKRTFIDKTPRYWMVLDFLDSLYPEAPHILLFRNPYAVAASLKSTWGIPLVPETWPPASLSGLSDLVLSLPADIASSLADLVLGLPTLAAHRGRTQAQTVRYEHLVARPDEEIQRVIAGLGYDPRGIASATMEQPEYLRSSRFGDRKILERKAVDDRSVHTWQTELSIQEMQAITDAIGAELLIELGYEQELQHVQQAGIVDRGRAVTEQYRQVFRTWWDSRRP